A stretch of the Flavobacterium sp. 5 genome encodes the following:
- a CDS encoding glycoside hydrolase family 26 protein: MTKYYTVSVLLGIFTLFSCSGSDSTTDTSKVDPPVVVNTAPLTTQNVTTHMADPNATAETIALFYNLKTLAKTKFAIGQQDAFNGFYNNDATNESDIKKTTTYNPALLGSDFIFITDKNNNEQSDNWFYQQEQKTINDIKSAYAKGMINTMSWHLREPNNEDSFYADDMTTEQKTTTFKSILTGGVNHEWYKKKLDKVARVFLNLKGINGELIPVIFRPFHEFDGSWFWWGSNFCTAEEYKKAYQFTVTYLRDAKGVHNLLYAFSPDNSYSKSADYLKRYPGDTYVDVLGMDNYGDLNNQGQTGADKANAKLKMLSDLATTKVKIAAMTETGYRVSASVPPVNNWFSTYLYSTLTASNIQISYVMFWNNNQDGYYVPTPAASNADDFKTFAKKPKSALVNTLPKMYELPK, encoded by the coding sequence ATGACAAAATATTATACTGTTTCAGTCCTTTTAGGGATATTCACCTTATTTTCTTGTTCTGGAAGCGACTCCACAACGGATACATCAAAAGTAGATCCACCAGTTGTCGTAAATACTGCCCCATTAACAACGCAAAACGTAACTACGCATATGGCTGACCCGAACGCTACCGCAGAAACGATTGCTTTATTTTATAACCTAAAAACCTTAGCTAAAACCAAATTTGCTATTGGTCAACAAGATGCTTTTAATGGGTTTTATAATAATGATGCAACTAATGAATCTGACATAAAAAAAACAACGACATATAACCCTGCTCTACTAGGCTCTGACTTTATATTTATCACAGATAAAAATAATAATGAGCAATCCGACAATTGGTTTTACCAACAAGAACAAAAAACGATAAACGATATCAAATCCGCTTATGCAAAAGGAATGATCAACACCATGTCTTGGCACCTAAGAGAACCTAATAATGAAGATAGTTTTTATGCCGATGACATGACAACAGAACAGAAAACTACCACTTTTAAAAGTATCTTAACAGGTGGAGTTAATCACGAATGGTATAAGAAAAAATTAGACAAAGTAGCTCGCGTTTTCTTAAATTTAAAAGGTATAAATGGGGAGTTAATTCCTGTCATTTTTAGACCTTTTCATGAGTTTGATGGAAGTTGGTTTTGGTGGGGATCTAATTTTTGCACTGCTGAAGAATACAAAAAAGCTTATCAATTTACAGTAACTTATTTAAGAGACGCAAAAGGAGTTCATAATCTCTTATATGCATTTTCTCCTGATAATTCATATTCAAAATCAGCTGATTATTTGAAGCGCTACCCAGGTGATACTTATGTTGATGTATTGGGAATGGATAATTATGGCGACCTTAATAATCAGGGACAAACTGGTGCTGACAAAGCCAATGCAAAACTAAAAATGCTATCCGATTTGGCAACAACTAAAGTAAAAATTGCGGCCATGACCGAAACTGGCTATAGAGTTTCTGCGAGTGTACCACCAGTAAACAATTGGTTTTCTACTTACTTATACAGCACTTTAACAGCAAGCAATATTCAGATAAGTTATGTTATGTTTTGGAATAATAATCAAGATGGTTATTATGTTCCTACACCTGCAGCATCTAACGCTGATGATTTTAAAACATTCGCAAAAAAACCAAAATCGGCATTAGTGAATACTTTACCAAAAATGTATGAGTTGCCAAAATAA
- a CDS encoding AGE family epimerase/isomerase, with product MNSNLKNLKTELELELQSILSYWMKNTIDEKNGGFVGQIDYNNTTNNEAEKGSVLNARLLWTFSSAYKISKNKDHLNTAKRAFEYISKHFYDTEFGGIFWSINPDGTPKETKNQIYAIAFVIYGLSEYYSVTLDKKSLELAISLYNKIQEYSYDDVNGGYLEAFTREWQPIEDLRLSEKDANEKKTMNTHLHIVEGFANLYNVWKDESLRKVIIDLLETIGNYFINTETGNLRLFFDENWIEKKDVISYGHDIEAAWLLLQCAEIIEDEQLIDRYKKYAIQIADVTKKGIDTDGGLWYEYNPETKELMAEKHWWPQAELIIGYFTAWQISGKQEYLDIVFKNWDFTKKHIIDKENGEWFWGVYSDYSTIEKDKAGFWKCPYHNGRACIELINRIAS from the coding sequence GTGAATTCAAATTTAAAAAATCTAAAAACAGAACTTGAACTTGAACTTCAAAGTATTCTCTCCTATTGGATGAAAAATACTATTGACGAAAAAAATGGAGGCTTTGTTGGTCAGATAGATTACAATAATACCACAAATAATGAAGCAGAAAAAGGGTCTGTACTTAATGCACGATTATTATGGACTTTTTCTTCTGCTTATAAAATTTCTAAGAACAAAGACCATTTAAATACCGCAAAACGCGCTTTTGAATACATTTCAAAACACTTTTACGACACTGAATTTGGCGGTATCTTTTGGAGTATAAACCCAGATGGAACTCCAAAAGAAACCAAAAATCAAATTTATGCAATTGCTTTTGTCATTTATGGATTGAGCGAATATTATTCGGTTACCCTTGATAAAAAATCATTGGAACTTGCCATTTCCTTGTATAATAAAATTCAAGAATATAGCTATGATGATGTAAATGGTGGCTATCTAGAAGCTTTCACCCGTGAATGGCAACCTATCGAAGATTTACGCTTAAGCGAAAAAGATGCCAACGAAAAGAAAACAATGAATACGCATTTGCACATCGTTGAAGGATTTGCAAACTTATACAACGTCTGGAAAGACGAATCATTACGAAAGGTAATTATTGATCTATTAGAAACCATCGGCAACTATTTCATCAATACCGAAACAGGAAATTTAAGACTGTTTTTTGATGAAAATTGGATTGAAAAGAAAGATGTAATCTCATATGGTCATGACATTGAAGCTGCTTGGCTTTTATTGCAATGCGCAGAAATCATTGAAGATGAACAACTAATCGACCGTTATAAAAAATATGCGATTCAAATTGCCGATGTAACTAAAAAAGGAATAGATACCGATGGCGGATTGTGGTATGAATATAATCCCGAAACTAAGGAATTAATGGCCGAAAAACACTGGTGGCCACAAGCCGAATTAATCATTGGTTATTTTACAGCTTGGCAAATTTCTGGTAAACAAGAATATTTGGATATTGTTTTTAAGAATTGGGATTTTACAAAAAAACATATCATTGATAAAGAAAATGGAGAATGGTTTTGGGGAGTTTATAGCGATTATTCGACTATAGAAAAAGACAAAGCTGGCTTTTGGAAATGCCCATATCATAACGGTAGAGCCTGTATAGAATTAATTAATAGAATTGCGAGTTAA
- a CDS encoding glycosidase: MELENQFNTLIQTKNTPQDGIGNGIYIRYKNPVLTAAHTPLEWRFDFNPNTNPLFLERIAINATFNAGAMKWNNSYVLAARVEGADRKSFFAIAESPNGVDNFKFWDKPCVIPQTEEPDTNVYDMRLINHEDGWIYGIFCTERKDPSAPKGDTSTAIANAGIVRTKDLINWERLPDLISNTGQQRNVVLHPEFVDGRYALYTRPQDGFIDVGNGGGIGLGYVEDMSNPIVKEEKIIYGKKYHTVYELKNGLGPAPIKTEKGWLHLAHGVRNTAAGLRYTLYMFMTDLNDIAKVTYAPAGHFMGPEGEERVGDVSNVLFSNGWIEDNDGTVFIYYASSDTRMHVAVSSVEKLVDYVINTPEDTLTSAGSVNTIIRQVNKNKEIS, encoded by the coding sequence ATGGAACTTGAAAACCAATTTAACACATTAATACAAACCAAAAATACACCACAAGACGGTATTGGAAACGGAATATATATTCGTTATAAAAATCCAGTTCTAACAGCTGCGCACACACCATTGGAATGGAGATTTGATTTTAACCCAAATACAAATCCGTTGTTTTTGGAAAGAATTGCAATAAACGCAACATTCAATGCTGGTGCTATGAAATGGAATAATAGTTATGTTCTAGCTGCACGTGTTGAAGGAGCGGATAGGAAATCATTCTTCGCTATTGCTGAAAGTCCAAATGGAGTTGATAATTTCAAGTTTTGGGACAAACCATGTGTAATTCCTCAAACAGAAGAGCCAGATACAAACGTATATGATATGCGATTAATAAACCATGAAGATGGATGGATTTATGGTATTTTTTGCACAGAAAGAAAAGACCCTTCTGCGCCAAAAGGTGATACAAGTACTGCTATTGCAAATGCAGGAATTGTTCGTACCAAAGATTTAATCAACTGGGAAAGATTACCGGATTTAATTTCGAATACTGGTCAACAACGTAACGTAGTATTGCATCCAGAATTTGTTGATGGAAGATATGCATTATATACTCGCCCTCAGGACGGATTTATTGATGTTGGGAACGGAGGTGGAATTGGACTTGGTTACGTAGAAGACATGTCTAATCCTATCGTAAAAGAAGAGAAAATCATTTACGGAAAAAAATATCATACAGTTTATGAACTAAAAAATGGACTTGGTCCAGCTCCTATCAAAACTGAAAAAGGATGGTTGCATTTGGCTCACGGTGTTCGTAACACTGCTGCAGGTTTGCGTTATACCTTATACATGTTCATGACTGATCTAAATGACATTGCAAAAGTAACCTATGCTCCTGCTGGTCATTTTATGGGGCCAGAAGGCGAAGAAAGAGTTGGAGATGTCTCTAACGTTTTATTTTCTAATGGATGGATTGAAGATAATGATGGAACTGTTTTCATTTATTATGCATCTTCAGATACTAGGATGCACGTAGCGGTTTCTTCAGTAGAAAAATTGGTAGATTATGTCATCAATACTCCAGAAGATACTTTGACTTCGGCTGGTTCTGTAAATACTATAATTAGGCAAGTAAATAAAAACAAAGAAATTTCATAA
- a CDS encoding MFS transporter has product MEEKIKLKEKVGYGLGDAASSMFWKIFSMYLMFFYTDVFGIAPAVVGTMFLITRIWDSCFDPLVGILADRTKSRWGKFRPYLLWTAIPFALIGILTFYTPDFDEKGKIIYAYVTYSLMMMIYSVINVPYASLLGVMSGDRKERTTLSSYRMVFAFGGSLLALWLIEPLVNHFGGSLNSKTGWLYTIIVFGMITTVFFWACFLLTKERIQPINDEKPNLKEDLNDLLKNRPWWILLGAGIGALIFNSIRDGAAVYYFKYYVSSTISYSFNIMGENFAMTPTTLYLVLGQAANIIGVIVATPIANKIGKKKTFFGAMTLAAILSIIFYYLGKEDVILIMVFQILISICAGCIFPLIWSMYADSADYSEWKQGRRATGLIFSASSMSQKFGWTIGGAATGWLLGYYGFQANVVQTATTQTGIQLMLSILPAIAAAISVLFILFYPLSEEKLQAIEDDLNEKRNIK; this is encoded by the coding sequence ATGGAAGAAAAAATTAAATTAAAAGAAAAAGTTGGTTACGGATTAGGAGATGCTGCGTCCTCTATGTTCTGGAAAATTTTCAGTATGTATCTTATGTTTTTTTATACAGATGTCTTTGGAATAGCGCCAGCAGTAGTCGGAACTATGTTTTTAATAACACGTATCTGGGATTCCTGTTTTGATCCTTTGGTTGGGATTCTTGCTGACCGTACCAAAAGCCGCTGGGGAAAATTTAGACCGTACTTATTATGGACAGCAATACCATTTGCACTAATAGGAATCTTGACTTTTTACACTCCTGATTTTGACGAAAAAGGAAAAATAATATACGCCTACGTTACATACTCTTTAATGATGATGATTTATTCTGTTATTAATGTACCCTATGCTTCTTTATTGGGTGTAATGTCTGGTGACCGGAAAGAACGTACAACACTTTCGTCTTACCGTATGGTTTTTGCTTTTGGTGGAAGTTTATTAGCACTATGGCTGATTGAACCTTTAGTAAATCATTTTGGAGGAAGCTTAAACTCAAAAACGGGTTGGTTATATACTATTATTGTTTTTGGAATGATTACTACTGTTTTCTTTTGGGCTTGTTTTCTTCTCACCAAAGAAAGAATACAACCTATAAACGATGAAAAACCTAACTTAAAAGAAGATTTAAATGACCTTCTTAAAAACAGACCTTGGTGGATTTTATTAGGAGCTGGAATCGGAGCCTTAATATTTAATTCAATTCGTGATGGAGCTGCTGTTTATTATTTTAAATATTATGTAAGTAGTACAATAAGTTATAGCTTCAACATTATGGGAGAGAATTTTGCAATGACTCCAACTACACTTTATTTGGTTCTTGGACAAGCTGCAAATATTATTGGTGTTATTGTAGCTACTCCTATTGCAAATAAAATTGGAAAAAAGAAAACCTTCTTTGGTGCTATGACTCTTGCTGCAATATTGAGTATCATTTTCTATTATTTAGGAAAAGAAGATGTAATTCTTATTATGGTTTTCCAAATACTAATTAGTATTTGTGCAGGTTGTATTTTTCCTTTAATCTGGTCCATGTATGCTGATAGTGCCGATTACTCAGAATGGAAACAAGGACGAAGAGCTACTGGTCTTATCTTTTCTGCTTCTTCGATGTCACAAAAATTTGGTTGGACTATTGGAGGTGCTGCTACAGGATGGCTATTGGGGTATTATGGATTCCAAGCCAATGTTGTTCAAACAGCCACCACGCAAACTGGAATACAATTAATGTTAAGCATACTTCCTGCAATTGCTGCAGCTATATCTGTACTTTTTATTCTATTCTATCCTTTATCAGAAGAAAAGTTACAAGCTATTGAAGACGATCTTAATGAAAAACGAAATATAAAATAA
- a CDS encoding glycoside hydrolase family 26 protein, with product MTKTNYILAILFTFSTFYCVSSQTSDTKLSLSDKKSTKNTIKLYKNLYKTTNKGILFGHQDDLAYGVNWKYEEGRSDIKDVVGDYPAVYGWDIAGLERDSTKNIDGVPFDKMKQYIQDANERGGVSTISWHFDNPATGKNAWDNTPNSLKTVLPGGENHKKFITWLDKAAVFFLSLKDKKGDNIPILFRPYHELTGGWFWWGKGNCTPEDFKTLWKFTFNYLQKKGVHNLIYIYNTGGVKTKEEFLENYPGADYVDILSFDNYQNNDDKNGEKFITETQNQFKIIDSIAKEQHKLIAFAEAGYEAIPDPKWWTTTLLKAIGDYKISYVLLWRNHGWQEKEQKMHYYVPYKGQTSEKDFVDFYNLENTLFEKDAAKINLHKK from the coding sequence ATGACAAAAACCAACTACATACTAGCCATTTTATTCACTTTTAGCACATTTTATTGCGTTTCATCACAAACAAGTGATACAAAATTATCATTATCTGATAAAAAATCAACAAAAAATACCATTAAATTATACAAAAACCTATATAAAACAACTAATAAAGGTATTCTTTTCGGTCACCAAGATGATTTAGCGTATGGTGTAAACTGGAAATATGAAGAAGGACGAAGTGATATAAAAGATGTAGTTGGAGATTACCCTGCCGTTTATGGCTGGGACATCGCTGGTTTAGAAAGAGACAGTACTAAAAATATAGATGGAGTACCTTTTGACAAAATGAAACAATACATTCAGGACGCTAATGAAAGAGGTGGAGTATCAACAATAAGTTGGCATTTTGATAATCCTGCAACAGGAAAAAATGCTTGGGACAACACTCCAAATTCATTAAAAACAGTTCTTCCAGGTGGAGAAAACCATAAAAAATTTATAACTTGGTTAGACAAAGCCGCTGTTTTCTTTTTGTCCTTAAAAGATAAAAAAGGAGATAATATCCCTATCCTTTTTAGACCCTATCACGAACTTACCGGAGGATGGTTTTGGTGGGGCAAAGGGAATTGTACTCCAGAAGACTTCAAAACATTATGGAAATTCACCTTTAACTACCTACAAAAAAAAGGAGTTCATAACTTAATTTATATCTACAACACTGGGGGGGTCAAAACAAAAGAAGAATTTCTTGAAAACTACCCAGGTGCAGATTATGTAGACATTTTAAGTTTTGATAATTATCAAAATAATGACGACAAAAATGGTGAGAAGTTTATAACTGAAACTCAAAATCAGTTTAAAATAATTGATTCAATTGCTAAAGAACAGCATAAACTTATAGCTTTCGCAGAAGCTGGATACGAAGCTATTCCCGATCCTAAATGGTGGACAACTACTTTATTAAAAGCAATTGGTGATTATAAAATTTCTTATGTTTTACTATGGAGAAACCATGGTTGGCAAGAAAAAGAACAAAAAATGCATTATTACGTTCCGTACAAAGGGCAGACTAGTGAAAAAGATTTTGTAGATTTTTACAATCTTGAAAATACTCTGTTCGAAAAAGATGCTGCTAAAATTAACTTACATAAAAAATAA
- a CDS encoding AraC family transcriptional regulator produces MSTFKNFHREIVPLAAQDSFLVFDRIKDEFDYPVHYHPEFEINFILNGKGVKRVVGDNIEEIDDVELVLVGPNLYHGWEQHKCKNKDIHEITIQFHNDLFHDFLLSRRIMTPIKEMFNRSVHGILFSNQVAEMLTPRLIKISKLDGMDYFLEIISILYDLANSRNQRLLSTFTVENDTFEEYDKMKLIYDYIQKNFAEKLSLEEVAGVASMTTISFNRFIKKRTGKTFVNYINDIRIGYAARWLVEKDLSISEVAFKSGFNNIANFNRSFKAFKKCTPSQYRDDFSGLKRIL; encoded by the coding sequence ATGAGCACTTTTAAAAATTTTCATAGAGAAATTGTTCCACTTGCAGCTCAAGATAGCTTTTTGGTTTTTGATAGAATTAAAGATGAGTTTGATTATCCAGTACATTATCATCCTGAATTTGAAATCAACTTTATACTGAATGGAAAAGGTGTAAAACGTGTTGTGGGAGATAATATTGAAGAGATTGATGATGTAGAGCTAGTGTTGGTGGGGCCTAATTTGTATCATGGCTGGGAGCAACATAAATGTAAGAACAAAGATATTCATGAAATAACTATTCAATTTCATAATGATCTTTTTCATGACTTTTTGTTGTCTAGACGAATTATGACACCTATAAAGGAGATGTTTAATCGATCTGTACATGGTATTTTATTTTCAAATCAAGTAGCTGAAATGCTTACTCCAAGGTTAATTAAGATATCTAAGTTAGACGGAATGGATTATTTTCTCGAAATCATATCTATACTCTATGATCTTGCAAACTCCCGTAATCAGAGGCTTTTATCTACATTTACTGTCGAAAATGATACATTTGAAGAGTATGATAAGATGAAATTGATCTATGATTATATTCAGAAGAATTTTGCTGAAAAATTGTCACTTGAAGAAGTGGCTGGAGTAGCTAGTATGACTACTATTTCGTTTAATAGATTTATAAAAAAGCGCACTGGAAAAACGTTTGTCAATTATATTAATGATATTCGAATAGGGTATGCTGCAAGATGGTTAGTAGAGAAAGATCTCAGTATTTCTGAGGTTGCTTTCAAATCTGGTTTTAATAATATTGCTAATTTTAATAGAAGTTTTAAAGCTTTTAAAAAATGCACACCTAGTCAGTATCGAGATGATTTCTCTGGATTAAAGCGAATTTTGTAA
- a CDS encoding TonB-dependent receptor, translating to MKKLLSYLSQWKINHRKVPLMLLLFSCGIMNAQIKVHGTVKDSNTNQGLPGVTIKIDGTSTAVSSDFDGKYAIDVPENATLSFAFIGFQTKKVAVNGQATINLSLVSTAEDLKEVLVNVGYRSVKQKDLTGAVSTVKAKDFADTPQVSLDQLLQGRAAGVTVTNNSGQPGGDVSVKIRGTTSIGGTNEPLYIVDGIPISGDATNSSTGGNLVKGYVGGNSGSVTTSALALINPNDIETMDILKDASATAIYGSRASNGVVIITTKKGKKGSGKLTYDSYVSSQQVTHLLKTMSLSQYAVQQNALADYYGVQPRSEFAVPSVLGPGTNWQDEIYQTALMKNHQLSFSGAKDGTSYYISGGYLDQDGIVVGSDYERYNFKTNVDTNVKPWLGVGVSISGGVSKENITLNGSSDGIISSSILSTPDTSVKDVDGSYSGPPAGVPGAWINPVASALMNTNFLKKKNYMANLYANVKLAKGLEYRFDIGGSTFISNFEGFQPTYVWGTMQNKVNQLQERANTWSGLNIKNVFTYKLKLEDHNFSLLAGQESYESHYSSNEQTVSGLLSNNIHSISLGDPKTLTATENKGSSALSSYFSAFNYDYKDRYGFQATFRADGSSNFAEGKRWGYFPSVSGFWKLSNESFMEGTKKYVDNIKFRAGYGETGNQNIGGNAYVSGITSIKSAMGNFFTVGNIANPDLTWETAKQTNLGINFTVLDSKLEATVDLYRKQSEGFLFTLPLPAYVIGTEPYQGGLGAPKVNLGSMRNDGIEATVTYNAKFGEHFTWSSTAIFSKYNNELLSLQNNFDLIKEVPVNGYTNKTVTKTVVGQPIGQFYGYETVGIIRTNEQLANAPIPFTGGKPAKSVLGDIEYVDQNKDGLIDEKDLTFIGSPHPNFTFGFNNTFKYKGFDAAVFIQGSQGNKVLNLTRRAATKNQRLYENQLAEAADFWTPDNVNAKYPRPDGADGHPNLEISDRYVEDGSYIRLQNITFGFSLPSDVISKVKLTKLRFYGGLQNLYTFTKYTGYDPEVGSYNQDALLSGIDSGRYPTNKSFTFGLNVEF from the coding sequence ATGAAAAAACTATTGTCTTACTTATCTCAATGGAAAATCAACCACAGAAAGGTTCCATTGATGCTTTTATTGTTTAGCTGTGGAATTATGAATGCACAAATAAAGGTGCATGGTACAGTTAAAGATTCAAATACCAATCAGGGATTACCTGGAGTTACTATAAAAATTGATGGTACCTCAACTGCTGTTTCTTCTGATTTTGATGGAAAATATGCTATTGATGTTCCTGAAAATGCAACATTGTCTTTCGCTTTTATTGGTTTTCAAACAAAAAAAGTAGCGGTTAATGGGCAAGCAACAATTAATTTAAGTCTAGTTTCTACTGCAGAAGATTTGAAGGAAGTATTGGTGAATGTTGGGTATAGAAGTGTGAAGCAAAAAGATTTAACAGGTGCAGTTTCTACAGTTAAAGCTAAAGATTTTGCAGACACTCCTCAAGTTAGTCTTGATCAGTTATTACAAGGTAGAGCTGCTGGGGTAACAGTAACTAATAATTCTGGACAACCTGGTGGTGATGTTTCTGTAAAAATACGTGGGACTACTTCTATAGGAGGAACAAACGAGCCACTTTATATAGTAGATGGTATTCCGATTTCAGGAGATGCAACTAATAGTTCTACAGGAGGTAATCTAGTAAAAGGGTATGTAGGAGGTAACTCAGGAAGTGTTACTACAAGTGCTCTTGCTCTTATAAATCCTAATGACATCGAAACAATGGATATTTTGAAAGATGCTTCTGCTACTGCTATCTATGGTTCAAGAGCATCCAACGGAGTTGTTATTATTACAACAAAAAAAGGAAAAAAAGGTTCAGGAAAACTTACTTATGATAGTTATGTGTCATCTCAGCAAGTTACTCATTTGTTAAAAACTATGAGCTTAAGTCAATATGCGGTTCAACAAAATGCTTTGGCAGATTATTATGGTGTTCAACCAAGAAGTGAATTTGCAGTGCCTTCAGTTTTAGGTCCAGGTACTAATTGGCAAGATGAAATCTATCAGACTGCATTAATGAAAAATCATCAATTATCTTTTTCAGGTGCAAAAGATGGTACAAGTTATTATATTTCTGGGGGGTATTTAGACCAAGATGGTATTGTTGTTGGTTCCGATTACGAAAGATATAATTTTAAAACTAATGTTGATACAAATGTAAAGCCATGGTTGGGAGTTGGTGTTAGTATTTCTGGAGGTGTTTCTAAAGAAAATATAACACTAAATGGTTCTAGTGATGGAATTATCAGTAGTTCTATATTGTCGACACCTGATACATCTGTAAAAGATGTGGATGGCTCTTATTCTGGTCCTCCGGCAGGAGTGCCTGGAGCTTGGATTAATCCAGTTGCTTCTGCTTTAATGAATACTAACTTTTTAAAGAAAAAAAATTATATGGCTAATCTTTATGCTAATGTGAAATTAGCTAAAGGTTTAGAATATCGTTTTGATATTGGTGGTTCTACGTTTATTTCAAATTTTGAAGGTTTCCAACCTACTTATGTTTGGGGAACAATGCAAAATAAAGTAAATCAATTACAAGAGAGAGCAAATACTTGGAGTGGTTTGAATATTAAAAATGTTTTTACATATAAATTAAAATTAGAAGATCATAATTTTAGTTTATTAGCAGGGCAAGAATCGTATGAATCTCATTATTCAAGTAATGAACAAACCGTTTCTGGATTGTTAAGTAATAATATCCATTCAATTAGTTTAGGAGACCCTAAAACTTTAACTGCTACTGAAAACAAAGGGTCTAGTGCTTTGAGTTCTTATTTTTCAGCATTCAATTATGATTACAAAGATAGATATGGTTTTCAGGCTACATTTAGAGCGGATGGTAGTTCTAATTTTGCTGAGGGTAAAAGATGGGGGTATTTCCCATCAGTATCTGGATTTTGGAAATTATCTAATGAAAGTTTTATGGAAGGGACTAAAAAATATGTGGATAACATAAAATTTAGAGCTGGATATGGAGAAACAGGAAACCAAAATATTGGAGGAAATGCTTATGTTTCAGGAATAACTTCTATAAAATCAGCAATGGGTAATTTTTTTACAGTAGGTAATATTGCAAATCCTGATTTAACGTGGGAAACTGCAAAACAAACCAATCTAGGTATCAATTTTACAGTACTAGATTCAAAATTAGAAGCTACTGTTGATTTGTATAGAAAACAATCTGAGGGATTCTTGTTTACTTTGCCTTTGCCAGCTTATGTTATTGGTACTGAGCCGTATCAAGGTGGTTTAGGGGCGCCAAAAGTGAACTTAGGTAGTATGAGAAATGATGGTATTGAAGCTACTGTTACTTATAATGCTAAATTTGGAGAACATTTTACATGGAGTTCTACAGCTATTTTCTCTAAATACAACAATGAATTATTATCACTTCAAAATAATTTTGATTTAATAAAAGAAGTTCCTGTGAATGGGTATACAAATAAAACGGTTACAAAAACTGTTGTTGGACAGCCAATCGGACAGTTCTATGGTTACGAAACGGTAGGTATTATTAGAACTAATGAACAGCTGGCAAATGCACCAATTCCATTTACGGGTGGTAAACCTGCCAAAAGTGTTTTAGGGGATATTGAATATGTAGATCAAAATAAAGATGGTTTAATCGATGAAAAAGATTTAACTTTTATTGGAAGTCCTCATCCTAATTTTACTTTTGGTTTTAATAATACATTTAAATATAAAGGCTTTGATGCTGCGGTATTTATCCAAGGGTCTCAAGGAAATAAAGTGTTGAATTTGACTAGAAGAGCAGCAACAAAAAATCAACGTCTTTATGAAAATCAATTAGCAGAAGCGGCTGATTTTTGGACTCCGGATAATGTAAATGCTAAGTATCCAAGACCTGATGGTGCAGATGGACATCCTAATCTTGAAATATCAGATAGATATGTAGAAGATGGTTCATACATAAGATTACAAAACATTACGTTTGGTTTCTCTTTGCCATCAGATGTTATCTCAAAAGTAAAACTTACTAAATTAAGATTTTACGGAGGTCTTCAAAACTTGTACACTTTTACTAAATACACAGGGTACGATCCAGAAGTAGGTTCGTATAATCAAGATGCATTATTGTCAGGTATTGATTCTGGTCGTTATCCTACGAACAAATCTTTTACTTTCGGTTTGAATGTTGAATTTTAA